The following are encoded together in the Candidatus Deferrimicrobiaceae bacterium genome:
- a CDS encoding DUF2283 domain-containing protein, producing the protein MRIHYDEKADALYWRLDDSRIVESREVQPGIILDYDEQDQVVGVEILGVGKRVPLPNLKTISFQVA; encoded by the coding sequence ATGAGGATCCACTACGACGAAAAAGCGGATGCGCTGTATTGGCGCCTCGACGATTCCAGGATCGTGGAATCCAGGGAGGTGCAGCCCGGGATCATCCTCGATTATGACGAGCAGGACCAAGTCGTCGGGGTGGAAATTTTAGGGGTCGGCAAAAGGGTTCCCCTGCCCAATCTGAAGACGATCAGTTTCCAAGTTGCGTAA